The region ATGACGATGTATATGGCGACACGTATAAATCCATCTACGATTTTTCGACCCCTGCTATTAACTATCTTTTAAAAATTAAGATTCCTACATTTGTTTGTTACGGAAGTAAAGATATAAACGCACCTTATAATGATTATTTAAGAATAGAAACCATCAGACAACAAAAAGAAAACTTTACGTTTAAAGCCTATTTAGGCAGAGAACACAATTTTTTCAGTGTAAAAGAAAAAGGCGAAATAAATTATAATGATTTTGGGTGGAACAAAGTAGCTGACGATTGGAAGAGTTGGCTTTTAAAAAACAGATAATTGTTTAAATATAACGTATCAAAAAACGATATGATAAATAAATTTAAAAATATACAAGTATTGGTTATTGGCGATGTAATGATTGATGCTTACTTGTTTGGCAAAGTGGATAGAATATCGCCTGAAGCACCTGTGCCCGTAGTAGCCGTTGAAAAGAAAGAAAACAGGTTAGGTGGTGCTGCTAATGTTGCCTTAAATTTAGCTTCGTTAGGTGCCAAGCCGGTACTATGTTCGGTAATTGGTAACGATTTTGAAGGTAACGATTTACTAGACCTACTCCGAAAAAACAATATTGATGCACGAGGAATAGTACAAAATGCTCAACGTATTACTACAGTTAAAACCAGAGTAATCAGTCAAAACCACCAAATGTTACGCATTGATAGTGAAGTTTCGGATAATTTAAACGAGGAACAAACACAGCATTTTATCAAAAAAATAGAGGAATTAATACCTCAATCGCAAGTAATTATTTTTGAGGACTACGATAAAGGCGTTATTACCGAAGAACTCATTACTCAAATTACCGCGATTGCCCATAAAAACAATATCCCCGTAGTTGTTGATCCTAAAAAAAGAAATTTCAATTTTTATAAAGAAGCGAGCTTATTTAAACCTAATTTAAAGGAGCTACGTGAAGGTTTCAAACAAGAATTCTCTATCCATAATAAACAAGAATTTGAAGCGGTATGTAAAGATTTAATGCAAAGCATGCAACTTAAAAACCTGTTTGTAACCTTAAGCGAACATGGCGTAATGATTACCGATGGAAAAGAATTTCACTACATTCCAGCTCACTTCCGCAAAATTGCCGATGTAAGCGGTGCCGGAGATACAGTTATTAGTGTTGCCTCACTTTGTATGGCATTAAATATGCCTATTAAAAGCATTGCCACCATATCTAATCTTGCAGGAGGCTTGGTTTGTGAAGAAGTAGGTGTTGTGCCTATTGATAAAAACAAATTAGACACAGAATTAAATGCTATAGGTTTCTTGATAGATTAATTTTAATCGCGGCATTAAACCTTTTAACTCTTTTTTCATCTACGTTATTTATTATTCTTTTAATGTCAAATAGAAAAACCCTTGCCTTATATAGTAAATTGTTTTTATTGCTTTTTATCGCTAGTACCAGCATTATAAAAGCTCAATCGGTAGAACAAGTTACCGCGCAGTTTGTTAGCAAAAACAATAACGAGAATTTAATTGGTTTAGTAGCTACTTTAATCAACGTAAGCGATACCAATCAAAAACATAAAGTAAGCAGCAATGAAAATGGTATAGTTACTTTTACCAAACTACCTGCCGGTAACTATATACTCAGAACAAATTATATAGGTTTTAAAAGTTTTATTAGTTCCGTAAAAATTGATAGTAACACCAAATATTTAGGTGTTTTTAAATTGGAAGAAGGCACTACACAACTGAAAGATATTCTTATACAGGAGCAAGCATTACGCACACAAATAAAAGGCGATACCATAGAAATAAATGCCAATGCTTACAAAACAAATACGGATGCCAGCGTACAGGATTTAGTTACCAAAATGCCCGGTATTACTAATGACAACGGAACGATAAAAGCACAAGGAGAAAATGTGCAAAAAGTAACTATTGATGGCAGAGAATTTTTTGGTGATGATGTAAACTTAGCGCTTAAAAACCTACCGGCTGAAATAGTAGATAAAATTCAGGTATTCGACAGACAAAGCGACCAATCGTTATTTACCGGATTTAATGATGGCAATACACAAAAGGCTTTGAACATAGTAACCAAAGCGGGCAAAAGCAATGGAAGTTTTGGAAAAGTGTATGGCGGCTATGGTACCAACGACAGGTATTCAGCAGGAGGCAATATTAATTTTTTCAGAGGCAAACAGCGTATAACAGTTGTGGGCTTAAGTAATAACATCAATCAACAAAACTTTTCATCGCAAGATTTAGTAGGCGTTTCCAATAACTCCACAGCACCCGGACGAGGAGGTATGGGAGGAGGAATGCGCGGTGGACCCGGAGGAATGCGTGGTGGACCCGGAGGTGGTGATAACCCAAGCAATAACTTTATTACATCCAACCTGGGAGGTATTAATACTACCAACTCTCTTGGTGTTAATTTTAGCGATTCGTGGGGTAAAAAAGTAAACTTTACAGGTAGTTATTTCTTTAACAAAAGTGTAAACAATACTGACAATTCAATTGAAAGAATTAACTTTTTCAGTGATGGAAAAAATCAATTTTACAAACAAACAAGCAGTACCAATACTGATAATTTAAACCACAGACTTAACTTTAGAATTGAATACAATATTGACAGCAATAACACTTTATTAATTACACCTAAATTAAGTTTTCAGAACAATACTTCCAGTACTTATTCCTTAGGTAATACTACCCTATCTAATTCCACTTTAAACAGTACTGATAACTTTAATAACTCAACGAATAATGCAGTAAGCTTTAACAACAATATTTTGTACCGCCATAAGTTTTCAAAGCCCGGCCGTACCATTAGCTTATCGGTGGGAACAGACATCAATGATAAAAATGCACAAACTGATTTAGTTACCAAAACTATTTATTACTCCACTACGGACTCCGTGGTTAATAACAACCAAAGAAGTACTACTTTAAACAATAGTTATACTTTAAACGGAAGCATTAACTACACACAGAATATTAGTAAAAATGGTATGTTAATGCTTAATTATTCACCATCGTATACCAATACGAATAATAACAAGCAAACAAATTTGCTGGATACTGCTACGCAAACATATACTATACCCAATAGTACGCTTTCAAGTAATTTCGATAATGTTTTAATGACACAACGTGGAGGTGCTAATGTAAGATGGAGATGGAACGAAAAAACCAACTTAATGATTGGTGGA is a window of Bacteroidota bacterium DNA encoding:
- the rfaE1 gene encoding D-glycero-beta-D-manno-heptose-7-phosphate kinase, which codes for MINKFKNIQVLVIGDVMIDAYLFGKVDRISPEAPVPVVAVEKKENRLGGAANVALNLASLGAKPVLCSVIGNDFEGNDLLDLLRKNNIDARGIVQNAQRITTVKTRVISQNHQMLRIDSEVSDNLNEEQTQHFIKKIEELIPQSQVIIFEDYDKGVITEELITQITAIAHKNNIPVVVDPKKRNFNFYKEASLFKPNLKELREGFKQEFSIHNKQEFEAVCKDLMQSMQLKNLFVTLSEHGVMITDGKEFHYIPAHFRKIADVSGAGDTVISVASLCMALNMPIKSIATISNLAGGLVCEEVGVVPIDKNKLDTELNAIGFLID
- a CDS encoding outer membrane beta-barrel protein is translated as MSNRKTLALYSKLFLLLFIASTSIIKAQSVEQVTAQFVSKNNNENLIGLVATLINVSDTNQKHKVSSNENGIVTFTKLPAGNYILRTNYIGFKSFISSVKIDSNTKYLGVFKLEEGTTQLKDILIQEQALRTQIKGDTIEINANAYKTNTDASVQDLVTKMPGITNDNGTIKAQGENVQKVTIDGREFFGDDVNLALKNLPAEIVDKIQVFDRQSDQSLFTGFNDGNTQKALNIVTKAGKSNGSFGKVYGGYGTNDRYSAGGNINFFRGKQRITVVGLSNNINQQNFSSQDLVGVSNNSTAPGRGGMGGGMRGGPGGMRGGPGGGDNPSNNFITSNLGGINTTNSLGVNFSDSWGKKVNFTGSYFFNKSVNNTDNSIERINFFSDGKNQFYKQTSSTNTDNLNHRLNFRIEYNIDSNNTLLITPKLSFQNNTSSTYSLGNTTLSNSTLNSTDNFNNSTNNAVSFNNNILYRHKFSKPGRTISLSVGTDINDKNAQTDLVTKTIYYSTTDSVVNNNQRSTTLNNSYTLNGSINYTQNISKNGMLMLNYSPSYTNTNNNKQTNLLDTATQTYTIPNSTLSSNFDNVLMTQRGGANVRWRWNEKTNLMIGGNYQYVILEGAQKSPIEYKINKYFNSVLPNAMLSHQFSKKSNIRLFYRTSTNAPSVTQLQTVIDNSNPLLLSTGNANLKQEYAHSFTTRYGYTNTDNNRSFYLFLNGNTTQDYIANTSLIAKDSNTVINGVQLAQGTQLTLPENMNGNWSVNSFATYGLPIKKLKSNLNINGGVSYTRTPSKINNLVNLASNYTITTGGVLGSNISEKIDFTISYTANYSIVENSVQANLNNNYLNQLSSIKLNIVPYKNWVIRSDISNTNYTGLSASFNQNFFLWSGGVGYKFLQNNAAELALNTFDILNQNNSISRTVSGNYIEDNKTLVLNRYFMLVFTYNIRSFKGAK